One genomic segment of Deltaproteobacteria bacterium includes these proteins:
- a CDS encoding c-type cytochrome yields MSKETENESGKNLIFESEKAILLNHNYDGIQEFDHPLPKWWLVTFYGTMIFAAIYVGYFHFGSGLNQEAELESDIAAIQKLAPPPASTDDLTAKAIAFMTDEAAKAAGKVAYLGKCAACHGNLGEGGIGPNLSDAFWIHGDGQAAGVVKVIVEGVAEKGMPTWGAVLPADEIAQLTAFIATFKGTSPPNPKAPEGVEIK; encoded by the coding sequence ATGAGCAAAGAAACAGAAAACGAATCTGGAAAAAATCTGATCTTTGAATCAGAAAAAGCGATTTTGTTGAACCACAACTATGATGGAATCCAAGAGTTTGATCATCCACTGCCAAAGTGGTGGCTGGTTACATTCTACGGCACGATGATTTTTGCAGCGATCTATGTCGGCTACTTTCATTTCGGCTCGGGCCTTAATCAAGAAGCCGAGCTTGAGAGTGATATTGCCGCAATCCAAAAGCTGGCGCCTCCACCGGCTTCGACAGACGATCTGACAGCTAAAGCCATAGCCTTTATGACCGATGAGGCAGCAAAAGCTGCCGGCAAGGTCGCCTATCTTGGAAAGTGCGCAGCTTGCCACGGCAATCTCGGTGAAGGCGGAATCGGGCCAAATCTTTCTGACGCTTTTTGGATTCATGGAGATGGACAAGCTGCTGGAGTTGTAAAAGTAATTGTCGAGGGTGTCGCTGAAAAGGGAATGCCCACCTGGGGCGCAGTTCTTCCCGCAGACGAAATTGCGCAGCTGACAGCCTTCATCGCTACGTTCAAAGGAACAAGTCCTCCGAATCCGAAAGCACCGGAAGGTGTCGAGATAAAGTAA
- the ccoG gene encoding cytochrome c oxidase accessory protein CcoG produces the protein MSQWDLHEERPASFDEKGWRVKIHPAEVRGLWRNRRQIVHSILLVIFLGLPWLTINGRQALLLDVGSRQFEIFGLSLRAHNAPLLVFILAIAGFGLFLVTAIWGRVWCGWACPQTVFIEMVFRRIEKWIEGPAGERRALQAKPWSASKLAKKSFKWLVFTVVSLILTHSFLAYFVGTEKLSEMMRHSPSENWTSFLFIAFSTGIILFDFGWFREQFCMIACPYGRFQSVLMDSRSMIVGYDEKRGEPRRGAVAQGQTQGDCVNCYRCVQVCPTGIDIRRGVQLECIACTACVDACDEVMAKTGKPSGLIRYTTLRELGQNLKDRAGFGPGFQLSPRIAVYLLVIIGSMLGLTIGLATHKDLEILIFRGKGLPYQVVQHKGEDFVLNQFYAEATNTSKEDVGVQFNVEDSKSSVEILNSQGGFNVRAGKIERLGFFVRFPKSQAAEIAAKPLRVKFKSAEHEFVKEVRLVAPLTQ, from the coding sequence ATGAGCCAGTGGGATCTGCACGAAGAACGGCCCGCCTCCTTTGATGAAAAAGGATGGCGAGTAAAAATACACCCCGCAGAAGTGCGGGGCCTTTGGCGCAATCGTCGCCAAATCGTGCACTCGATCCTGCTGGTTATATTCTTAGGTCTACCTTGGCTGACAATCAACGGACGCCAAGCCCTTCTTCTAGATGTCGGTAGCCGGCAATTCGAAATATTTGGACTAAGCTTAAGGGCGCACAACGCTCCCCTTCTTGTATTTATTCTTGCAATTGCGGGATTTGGCCTTTTTCTAGTGACGGCCATTTGGGGCAGAGTTTGGTGCGGCTGGGCATGTCCGCAGACTGTTTTTATCGAAATGGTATTCCGACGAATTGAAAAGTGGATTGAAGGACCTGCTGGCGAAAGGCGAGCCCTTCAGGCCAAACCTTGGTCGGCTTCCAAACTGGCAAAGAAAAGTTTCAAGTGGCTCGTCTTCACAGTCGTTTCATTGATCCTCACGCACAGTTTTCTTGCCTACTTCGTTGGGACCGAGAAGCTTTCTGAAATGATGCGACACTCTCCGTCTGAAAACTGGACAAGCTTTTTGTTCATCGCCTTTTCGACAGGAATTATCCTTTTTGATTTCGGCTGGTTTCGCGAACAGTTCTGCATGATCGCTTGTCCCTACGGCAGATTCCAAAGTGTCCTGATGGATTCACGCTCGATGATTGTGGGCTATGACGAAAAACGCGGGGAACCTAGGCGCGGTGCCGTGGCCCAAGGACAAACTCAAGGTGACTGCGTCAACTGCTATCGCTGTGTTCAAGTGTGTCCGACCGGGATCGACATCCGCCGCGGCGTCCAGCTTGAGTGTATCGCTTGTACTGCATGCGTCGATGCCTGTGACGAAGTGATGGCAAAAACAGGAAAACCCAGCGGCCTCATCCGCTACACCACCTTGCGCGAGCTCGGACAAAATCTGAAAGACCGCGCCGGTTTCGGGCCGGGGTTTCAACTGTCACCGCGGATCGCCGTATATCTACTGGTCATCATAGGCTCGATGCTTGGTCTAACGATCGGCCTCGCAACTCACAAGGATCTGGAGATTCTGATTTTCCGCGGCAAGGGGCTCCCTTACCAGGTTGTGCAACACAAGGGCGAAGACTTTGTCCTCAATCAGTTTTACGCAGAAGCCACCAACACGTCGAAAGAGGATGTCGGTGTGCAGTTTAACGTTGAGGATTCCAAATCGAGTGTCGAGATTTTAAATTCGCAGGGCGGATTCAATGTGCGCGCCGGAAAAATTGAACGACTTGGATTTTTTGTTCGCTTTCCAAAATCTCAAGCAGCAGAGATCGCAGCGAAGCCGCTGCGGGTGAAATTCAAATCTGCCGAGCACGAGTTCGTGAAGGAGGTTCGCCTTGTTGCCCCCCTCACTCAATGA